The Prunus dulcis chromosome 5, ALMONDv2, whole genome shotgun sequence genomic sequence CTTTATGTATGTCAGTTTACTACTTTTGCACTTAAACTTTGGTtgtctaaaatttgaaaagtctTGTATGCCaacagagggagagagagctgcgCTAGAaagagcaaagagagagaactaaatttcagaaaaagttATATATGTGcaataagtggacaataaatacatatttatAAGTGatagttgaaaaaaaattggagaggagtggtatttttagttaaaattattaaaaaaaaaaagacattttGAGCTATTTCCCAAAAATATATACCATAACTCTCATACCCGACCCGACCCGACTTTTAGTTGCAATGCCGGCTCTTCTGTATATTTACGCAAATACACGGATAAAAGCGCAAAGATTTTTCATCACTTTTGTGTTCTTTTCTTTGAGCACAAGCTAAATAAGGTGTTTTTTCGGATTAGTATAAATACAAACCAAACAAGGCCTTAGGTCTCCCTACCCTCGCAAATTCTCTCCGAATCAGGCATGGCCGCGCTGCAGTACCTGGAGTCGTTGCGCAACGCGCATCCGGAGCTCTCCGATTGGTACAATTCGCTCGCAGATCTGTACCAGAAGAAGCTATGGCACCAGCTCACTCTCAAGCTCGAGCAGTTTGTTGCTCTCGCCGTGTTCCAGGTCTGTTTCCCACCccaatttttggtttctttgatGCTTATGCTTCAGTGTGTGGATGTGTGACTGTGAGTTCGGGAATTTAGGGATTGTGAAATCCTTAGTTTGCGGCTTGAAGTGTTCTTTGGGTTTTGTTGCtgagttagggtttttttttttggaacagTAATGGGAAATGGGCGTTTGGATGACAAAAATaggttttttatatttatatttttgtaatttcttttctggaattagggttttctgTGGTTACcatatagtctttttttttttttcctgcacTTAGGTTGGAGATGTTGCTTAGTATTGGAAAAAATGCAGAAGTTACGGGGGAAGAAATATTTGGATTTTAATGCTTTTGTTGCATTAAGTGAAACTCTACTATAAATCTCTGAAAGCTTGTGCTCATATGTTTTTTTCACTCATTTTTATGTGATTTGAGTAACTAGAGGTCAAAAAAATGGGTTATGGATTCTAGTTTTGAGAGTTTCTCCTCTGGGAGCAATGAGTTCTTGTAGATCCTAGTTTATTAATCATTAGAGAGTGGTTTAACCCTCGggtgacaattttttttctgggttttaaTTTCCTTGGAACTCAttctaattaaatcaaatttttatttgggaGGGAACTAGTTGGTTTGAAACTGTTGATCCATTCAACTAGCATGGATTGTGGTCTATCCCAGTGGAAAGCCTTGACTTGCAGACCAGTGGTCTTAGGTTCGAATCCCTATGGTACcttggtagtgtgtgtgagataAACTCCCCTCCTTCTTGTAGTgtagactatcacttgtatttaaaaataaaataaaaaatagcatGGACTGTGTGGTCTCAATGCATCTACAATCCTggtatttttgtttgtatgcatacatacatatgtatattttgttgaatatATGACTCTCTTTGCTGCCTGGAGGAGAGGACAACGTAGGATGTTAATTAGGTTCCTGTATTGTGGTTATGGTGTTATGCAATTATAGCAAAATTGTTTAAAGTGTTTCGTATTACCCATGTATTGTATAGCAACTGATGGCTCAAGTAAAGTAAAGTTTAACATGTAACTTTAAGCTACTAACCAAGTGCCTTTACCAAAGGTGCCCCATGCTCTGtgtttttttctatttgtcaATGTATTTTTCACCAGGTGCGAGGTTTTCGTAGATTAAGATATCAAATTAATTAGATTGGAGAGTCTTAGCACATAAAATGTGGCAGTAATGGAAACTCCAAATTGTTTACCGTACAATAAACGAACTCTATAAAGGGACTATCTGacaataatatttttctaaGAGCTTGTATTATGACATAATTGAACATAATTTGAGCACTTCTTGATTGTAGTTGCCCCAAATGTGAGGTAATAAGTATGATAATTTGTctacaattttcaatttctgtaTAGTGCTTTTATCACGAGATATTTATTTGTAACATTTAGGCATGGATGTAACTTGATTGGCATTTAACCAGATTAGGCATGCATTAGTATGGAACTAGGTGTGCTACCCTTATCCCATGGACACTCAATGATTGCTTTGTAAGTTATTAGGCCTGGTTTGTAAGGGAGGACTAGACTAGACTAGACTGGTAAAATGCCTACATTTCATGTGCAATCAAGGCATAATATGGATATTGTTGTCTAACTTGGAGGATGAAGGAGGACTATTCATAAGAGGCTGATGACTAAAACTTATCCCTCATAATCCCACCAATTTCAAGGGGATTAAGGGGATAAATTTCAGTCGTCAACCTCTTATAGATAGTCCCCATTCTTCCTCCAAGTTAGGCAACATATCCATATTATGCCTTCAATGCACATGAAATGTAGGCATTTTTCTGGTCTAGTCTAGTCCTCCCTACCAAACAAGCCCTTACTGGTCATGTTTAGCTTCCTTTGTGCCTTCTAAATATGACATGGTGAAGAAACAATCTAGGTTATGGGTGTGTGTCCTAaggaatttcatttttgaattttcttaatCAGGAtaatgttatgttataaaCTTGTACATCTTGAAATGAGATTAGGTTGACCAGAAAGAATTCCAGTAGTCTGTTTCTATTCTCTGCATGTCTCCTTCCTTCCTGCATCTGACTTTGGCTTCTTATTATTGAATATCAGGCTGGCGATGCTCTGATACAGTTATATCACAATTTCATCACTGATTTTGAGACTAAAATCAATCTTCTGAAGCTTGCACACTTTGCAGTAATTGTTTCTCGGCAGTATCCAGAGAAGGAAGCTGCTATCAATTACCTTGAAGGGGTGATTGAGAAGCTTCAAGCCACTAGAGAGCAACGGATAGAGGAACCAATCCTTTATATTAAGATGCAAATAGCAATATTCAAACTTGAGCAAGAAGACCAGAAAGAGTGCAAAAAACTTCTAGAAGATGGAAAGAGTACACTTGACAGTATGACTGACATCGATCCATCTGTATATGCTAGCTATTATTGGGTTTCTTCTCAATACTATAAGTTCCGTCAGGAATTTGCTGAGTTCTACAAAAGTGCTCTTCTTTATCTAGCATACACATCAGTGGAGTCTCTCTCAGAGTCATTTAAGCTGGTACGCAGTTATGTAATCTTATAGCaaaccatttttctttt encodes the following:
- the LOC117627391 gene encoding 26S proteasome non-ATPase regulatory subunit 13 homolog B, whose amino-acid sequence is MAALQYLESLRNAHPELSDWYNSLADLYQKKLWHQLTLKLEQFVALAVFQAGDALIQLYHNFITDFETKINLLKLAHFAVIVSRQYPEKEAAINYLEGVIEKLQATREQRIEEPILYIKMQIAIFKLEQEDQKECKKLLEDGKSTLDSMTDIDPSVYASYYWVSSQYYKFRQEFAEFYKSALLYLAYTSVESLSESFKLDLAFDLSLSALLGDNIYNFGELLAHPIIKSLLGTKVEWLYYILQAFNSGDLVRYQELCRVHNAALRAQPALVENEKKLLEKINILCLMEIIFSRPSEDRTIPLSIIAERTKLSVEDVEHLLVKSLSVHLIEGIIDQVEETVHVSWVQPRVLGIPQIKSLRDRLDGWLDKVHTALLSIEAETPDLVAS